In Mycobacterium stomatepiae, the following are encoded in one genomic region:
- a CDS encoding SAM-dependent methyltransferase, with amino-acid sequence MPRTADDSWDIATSVGATAVMVALARAAETASADPLIRDEFAEPLVSTPALEGVREQVAAWWAGAEDDDPDGALRAQEMINYQAVRTHFFDAYFADAAATGIRQAVIVAAGLDSRAYRLDWPAGTTVYEIDLPKVLEYKAETLDGSTPLAERRPVPVDLRHDWPKALREAGYDPSRPTAWLAEGLLPFLPAAAQEALFASIDALSGPGSRVAVENFGVDADKRREAEQRWAELKAKRAARGQDTSFNPFDLWFEDEGRPDCGDWFAAHGWTVRTVNAREEATRLGREPQNEDRPFANSFVTATKG; translated from the coding sequence ATGCCACGTACCGCGGACGACTCCTGGGACATCGCCACTAGCGTCGGGGCGACCGCGGTGATGGTCGCGCTGGCCCGTGCCGCCGAGACCGCCAGCGCGGATCCGCTGATCCGCGACGAGTTCGCGGAGCCGCTGGTCTCGACGCCCGCCCTCGAGGGCGTTCGCGAACAGGTGGCGGCCTGGTGGGCCGGCGCCGAGGACGACGATCCCGACGGCGCGCTTCGCGCCCAGGAGATGATCAACTACCAGGCGGTGCGCACGCACTTCTTCGACGCGTACTTCGCCGACGCGGCCGCCACCGGCATCCGCCAGGCGGTGATCGTGGCCGCCGGACTGGATTCGCGCGCGTACCGGTTGGACTGGCCCGCCGGAACCACCGTCTACGAAATCGACCTGCCCAAAGTCCTGGAGTACAAGGCAGAGACGCTCGACGGCTCGACGCCGCTGGCCGAGCGGCGGCCGGTTCCCGTCGACCTGCGCCACGATTGGCCCAAGGCGCTGCGGGAAGCCGGCTACGACCCGAGCCGCCCGACGGCCTGGCTGGCGGAGGGGCTGCTGCCGTTTCTGCCGGCGGCCGCGCAGGAAGCGCTGTTCGCCTCGATCGACGCGTTGAGCGGTCCCGGCAGCCGGGTGGCCGTCGAGAATTTCGGGGTCGACGCGGACAAGCGCCGGGAAGCCGAACAACGGTGGGCCGAGCTAAAGGCCAAGCGCGCGGCGCGCGGCCAAGACACCTCGTTCAACCCGTTCGACCTCTGGTTCGAAGACGAGGGCCGGCCCGACTGCGGCGACTGGTTCGCCGCGCACGGCTGGACCGTCCGCACGGTCAACGCCCGCGAGGAGGCCACCCGCCTGGGTCGGGAGCCGCAAAACGAAGACCGGCCGTTCGCGAACAGCTTCGTGACCGCAACCAAAGGCTGA
- a CDS encoding class I SAM-dependent methyltransferase has protein sequence MSSLRTHDDTWDIKTSVGSTAVMVAAARAIETEQPDALIHDPYARLLVNNAGAEIIWEAMLDPEVVAKIEAIDEESAARIRHMRGYQAVRTHFFDAYFADAVAAGIRQIVILASGLDSRAYRLDWPAGTTVYEIDQPQVLEYKSSTLAQSGAVPSADRREVAIDLREGWPAALRAAGFDPAQRTAWLAEGLLMYLPAEAQDKLFTQIGELSPAGSRVSAETAPTHSGERRAQMRERFKKVADEIGIEQSVDVGELMYRDENRADVAEWLNHHGWRATAQNSLDEMDRVGRRVASVELDDDKDAFSDFVIGERL, from the coding sequence ATGAGTTCACTTCGCACACACGACGACACCTGGGACATCAAGACCAGCGTCGGCAGCACCGCCGTCATGGTGGCCGCCGCCCGGGCCATCGAAACCGAGCAGCCCGACGCGCTGATCCACGACCCCTACGCCCGGCTGCTGGTGAACAACGCCGGGGCCGAGATCATCTGGGAGGCCATGCTCGACCCGGAAGTCGTGGCCAAGATCGAAGCCATCGACGAGGAGTCCGCCGCTCGGATCCGCCATATGCGCGGCTACCAGGCGGTGCGGACGCATTTCTTCGACGCGTACTTCGCCGACGCCGTCGCCGCCGGGATCCGCCAGATCGTGATCCTCGCGTCCGGACTGGACTCGCGGGCCTACCGGCTGGACTGGCCGGCCGGTACCACCGTCTACGAAATCGACCAGCCCCAGGTGCTGGAGTACAAATCCTCCACGCTGGCCCAAAGCGGTGCCGTCCCGTCCGCTGATCGCCGCGAGGTGGCCATCGACCTGCGTGAAGGCTGGCCGGCCGCGCTGCGTGCCGCCGGCTTCGACCCGGCTCAGCGCACCGCGTGGCTGGCCGAGGGACTGCTGATGTACCTGCCCGCCGAGGCGCAGGACAAGCTGTTCACCCAGATCGGCGAGCTGAGCCCGGCGGGCAGCCGCGTCTCGGCCGAAACCGCACCCACGCACTCCGGCGAGCGGCGTGCGCAGATGCGGGAACGGTTCAAGAAGGTGGCCGACGAGATCGGCATTGAGCAGAGCGTCGACGTCGGCGAACTGATGTACCGCGACGAGAACCGCGCCGACGTCGCCGAGTGGCTCAACCACCACGGCTGGCGCGCCACCGCGCAGAATTCGCTCGACGAGATGGACCGCGTGGGCCGCAGGGTCGCCAGCGTCGAGCTGGACGACGACAAGGACGCCTTCTCCGACTTCGTGATCGGGGAGCGTCTGTAG
- a CDS encoding class I SAM-dependent methyltransferase produces MTDVNSSLQPPLPPSRRTAGDSWAITELVGATALGVAAARAAETAGANPLIRDDFARTLVSSAGPAWARLADPELAWLDGDARGQRGHRLGIDYQAVRTHFFDAYFAGATADGIRQVVILAAGLDSRAYRLDWPAEAAVYEIDQPQVLEYKAKTLQSHVPTADRRPVAVDLRDDWPAALTAAGYDRTRPTAWLAEGLLPYLPSDAQDRLFEMVTALSAPGSQVAIEVFGMNASNNTNRWQRMRDRLGLDVNVQALIFHEPDRTDAAEWLTDHGWQVTVVNNRDEMARLGRAVPEDLADEAVRSSLLRAHFDGPTH; encoded by the coding sequence ATGACTGATGTCAACTCTTCGTTGCAGCCCCCGCTACCACCCTCGCGTCGAACCGCGGGGGACTCGTGGGCCATTACCGAGCTCGTCGGCGCCACCGCGTTGGGCGTCGCGGCCGCGCGCGCCGCGGAGACGGCCGGCGCCAACCCGCTGATTCGTGACGATTTCGCCCGGACGCTGGTGTCGTCCGCGGGCCCGGCCTGGGCCCGGCTGGCCGATCCCGAACTGGCCTGGCTGGACGGCGACGCGCGGGGCCAGCGCGGCCATCGCCTCGGCATCGACTACCAGGCGGTCCGCACGCACTTCTTCGACGCGTACTTCGCCGGCGCCACCGCCGACGGGATCCGTCAGGTGGTGATTCTGGCCGCCGGCCTGGACTCTCGGGCCTACCGGCTGGATTGGCCGGCCGAGGCGGCGGTCTACGAGATCGACCAACCCCAGGTGCTCGAGTACAAAGCCAAAACTCTGCAATCGCACGTGCCCACCGCGGACCGGCGTCCGGTCGCGGTGGACCTGCGCGACGATTGGCCGGCGGCGCTGACGGCGGCCGGATACGACCGCACCCGACCGACGGCATGGCTGGCCGAGGGCCTGTTGCCGTATCTGCCCAGCGATGCCCAGGACCGGTTGTTCGAGATGGTCACCGCGCTCAGCGCGCCCGGCAGCCAGGTCGCCATCGAGGTATTCGGCATGAACGCGAGCAACAACACCAACCGCTGGCAGCGCATGCGTGATCGGCTCGGACTGGACGTCAATGTCCAGGCGCTGATCTTCCACGAGCCCGACCGAACCGATGCCGCTGAGTGGCTGACCGATCACGGCTGGCAGGTGACAGTCGTGAACAACCGCGACGAGATGGCCCGCCTGGGCCGCGCCGTCCCCGAAGACCTGGCCGACGAGGCCGTGCGCAGCAGCCTGCTACGCGCGCATTTCGACGGACCAACGCACTGA
- a CDS encoding TetR/AcrR family transcriptional regulator, translating to MPSTARRRPGRPPAAKADETRKRILGAARLVFSESGYEGATFQAIAVRADLTRPAINHYFSSKRLLYREVLSLTSEQLFGAGIAQAELETGLMAKLTGFISAAVATNAEHPAASAFLISSVLESQRHPELSQAENDAIRICRDFLTRVINGAIEQGEFAVPFDAHALIETLLVVLCGVGFYAGYVQSYQGMQAVTGMLGQLLEGALFKV from the coding sequence GTGCCGTCAACGGCGAGGCGCCGGCCGGGCCGTCCACCCGCCGCGAAGGCTGACGAGACGCGCAAGAGAATCTTGGGCGCCGCTCGGTTGGTATTCAGTGAAAGTGGCTACGAGGGAGCTACGTTCCAGGCCATCGCGGTGCGCGCGGACCTCACCCGGCCGGCTATCAACCACTACTTCTCCAGCAAGCGACTGCTGTATCGAGAAGTGCTGAGCCTTACCTCCGAGCAGCTCTTCGGCGCCGGCATAGCACAGGCGGAGCTCGAGACCGGCTTGATGGCGAAGCTGACCGGATTCATCTCGGCGGCGGTGGCAACGAATGCCGAGCATCCAGCCGCGTCGGCATTTCTGATCAGCTCGGTTCTGGAATCTCAGCGACACCCTGAATTGAGCCAGGCGGAAAACGACGCGATACGGATTTGCCGGGATTTTTTGACACGTGTCATCAACGGCGCAATCGAGCAGGGGGAGTTCGCCGTCCCCTTCGATGCGCATGCGCTGATTGAGACGCTTCTGGTGGTGCTGTGCGGCGTCGGCTTCTATGCCGGCTACGTCCAGAGCTATCAGGGGATGCAGGCCGTCACCGGCATGCTGGGCCAGTTACTGGAGGGCGCGCTGTTCAAGGTGTGA
- a CDS encoding pirin family protein, translating to MPAITADTLTLPRVGAATPQETERPVRSITTGPRGYEGEGFPVVRAFAGVSAAALDPFVHMDQMGAVNYEPGEPRGTDWHPHRGFETVTYMIDGKFAHQDSHGGGGLITDGATQWMTAGSGILHIETPPAELVESGGLFHGVQLWVNLPKKDKFATPRYQAIEGGDAGLLASDDGGALLRIIAGEIDGHGGPGVTHTPITLAHTTIQNGARLNIPWRRDFNALVYVLSGSGSVGPVGHPIHEGQLVVLGPGDRITVAADSAKSSSTSGMDVLLLGGQPIREPVFHYGPFVMNSRAELVQALEDYQAVKFGNIPPNALAPTRTGGTL from the coding sequence ATGCCTGCCATCACCGCAGACACGTTGACATTGCCCCGGGTCGGTGCGGCCACCCCACAGGAGACCGAACGCCCGGTCCGGTCGATCACCACCGGGCCGCGCGGGTACGAGGGTGAGGGGTTCCCGGTGGTCCGGGCATTCGCCGGCGTCAGCGCCGCCGCCCTGGACCCGTTCGTGCACATGGACCAGATGGGCGCGGTGAATTACGAGCCGGGAGAGCCGCGAGGTACCGACTGGCACCCGCACCGCGGCTTCGAAACCGTCACCTACATGATCGACGGCAAATTCGCGCATCAGGACTCACACGGCGGCGGCGGTCTGATCACCGACGGGGCGACGCAGTGGATGACGGCCGGTTCGGGCATCCTGCACATCGAGACCCCGCCCGCCGAGTTGGTCGAAAGCGGCGGCCTCTTCCACGGCGTCCAGCTGTGGGTGAATCTGCCGAAGAAGGACAAGTTCGCCACGCCGCGCTACCAGGCCATCGAGGGTGGCGACGCCGGGTTACTGGCCTCCGACGATGGCGGGGCATTGCTGCGCATCATCGCCGGCGAGATCGACGGTCACGGTGGCCCCGGTGTCACCCACACACCAATCACGCTGGCGCACACAACAATTCAAAACGGGGCCAGGCTGAACATTCCGTGGCGGCGCGATTTCAACGCGCTGGTGTACGTGCTGTCTGGCAGTGGCTCCGTCGGCCCGGTCGGTCATCCGATTCACGAGGGACAGTTGGTTGTGCTCGGGCCCGGCGATCGGATCACCGTTGCTGCTGACTCGGCCAAATCGTCATCGACTTCAGGAATGGACGTACTTCTCCTGGGCGGACAACCGATTCGGGAGCCGGTTTTCCATTACGGGCCATTTGTGATGAACTCGCGCGCGGAATTGGTGCAGGCGTTGGAGGACTACCAGGCAGTAAAGTTTGGCAACATTCCGCCAAATGCGTTAGCGCCTACCCGAACGGGTGGCACACTCTAA